The sequence TTCAGTATTTTATTCATTCAGTTACCTTCTTAAATTTATTTTGTAATGCCTCCGCAACTATTGCAGGAACATAACTATCAACAGCTTGCCCATAAAGAGCAATCTCTTTGACGATTGAAGAACTAATCACTTCATTTTTAGGACGTGCAAGTATAAAAACAGTATCTATTTCAGGTTCTAAATCCGCGTTCATTGTTGCTACTGGCCATTCATAACGATAGTCAACTTCATTACGAATTCCTCTTACAAAAGTGGTCGCATTAACGGAACGTGCATAATCAACCGCTAATTTATCTGAATGATCAACCACAACATTAGTTAAACCTGCTACACTATCACGTATATGCAAGAGGCGTTCCTCCAGTGTAAACAAAGTTGATTTGCTTGAATTAACCATCGCCACCACGATAACACGATCAAATAGTTTTCCTGCTCTTTGAATAATATCTAAATGTCCTTTGGTCAAAGGATCAAACGTACCTGCATAAACAGCCGTTTTCATATAAATCACTCTCCTAATTCATAAAAGCTTAGGCTTGTAATGCCATAAAGCGCTTGTTTAAAACGCTTAAATCCACCAATAGTATCCTCTAGTTCGTACGTTTTTTCATGCTCTACTATAATGATTGAAGAAGTTGTAACCATCTTCAATTCTTCAATTTTAATTAAAAGCGCATCCATTTCATGAAAGTTATAGGGCGGATCCAAAAAAATCAATTGATAAGATTCACCTGACGCACCCAATTGTTTTAACGTTTGTAATGCTTCACCTTTTTTAACAATCGCGCGTTCTTCCAAGTGACACTTTGCTATGTTTTCTTGAATAATTTTAATCGCCGGTGCTGCCTGATCTACAAAAACAGTTTCTTCAATCCCACGACTCAAAGCTTCAATACCTAATCCACCACTACCAGCAAATAAATCCAACGCGTTTCCACCATCAAAATAAGGACCAATGATATTAAACATCGATTCTTTAATTTTATCCGTCGTTGGACGTGTTTTATCTCCTGGCACTGCCTTTAATTGATGATTTCTTACAGATCCCGCTACAACTCTCATCTTTCCGCTCCTTTAAAGCACACACCTGTTACAGTGAATGGTATTCTAATTCAAGATTAGGGTCCTCTACTGTTGTGTATGTTGTTTTTATATTTGGTCTTTCTGACACTTCAATTTTCTTTACCCAATTCAATGTTTCTAATTTAGCAATTGTACTTTCAACATCTGCTACATTACAATAAAAAACACCATACTTGAGTCGACGTGAGGTATATTGTAAATGACCATAACGTCGTAGCGTTTTTAATTGCTTAAAATGATGTCCCCAGACAACAATTCCTTGTCGTTCTATTGGTGTAAATGACATAACTATTTCCTCCTTATCCTGTTGAGCAGCCACAGCCGCCACCTGTACTACAACCGCCACCATGACGATGCTTACCTTCAAAAAAAGGATTACCAACAGGTACTTTGACTTGTTCGGACACACTTTCACCAATCATAATACCCACTTGATCAAGCAATGACTGGACTTGCATTTCAGCCTGACGATAGGTAATAATAACTTCATCCATATCTAATTCACGCTTTAAACGACGCGTTTCTCGATTTGTCTCTTTATAATCTGGATGATAACGCCCAAAACGTTGAACCTCATCAAAACGTTCTTTCATTGCTGCAAATTTTTTGATTTTTTCTTGTGTATCTTTATTTTCAAAAGTCGCTCGTTTTGCAGAGTGATAATCAGCCATTGCTTCTGATTGATTAATCATTTCAGATAACTCGTCAGCTAAATCAAGCACTTCAATACTTTGATAAGTTGCAAACATTTTATTCATCCTTTCTTTTGTTGTTTATACTTACTAATTATACTTCTTTCCCACAAGTCTGTCACTCTTGTTCTTCTTCTACAATAATCTGTGTTAAGTAGAAACGATAGCCACCTACACCCATAATATTTGCTTTTTCAGTTCGTATTTTCTGTAAATGATTGGGTGAATTCAACCAAGCACCAAAAGTAGCAATACCATCAACATAATTCGCCGCTAAATTTTCTTGCTCATCAACGTTATTTTTATTTAAATGCGCTAATCTTGTTGTTAAATCACCACGATCTGGTGATTCGTGATTGAAAAATTCATTTTCATACATATCTTTACTATGCAGTTCCGCTTCTGTTGTTAAATTTTTGTCTAGCTTAAGCGGATTCAAGCCTTCCTTTTCTCGATAAAGGTTGGTTAGCTCTTCAACATCTAAACTCATACCACGGTTCATATTAACCCATTGCTTATCGGAAAATTTAGGTGGTTCATAAATATCACCATCATAAACCGATTCATACGGACGCATCTTTACTAGCGTTTCACTATCCATGAAAGAAACACTGAATAATTTATGAGTTGTCGCATCCATTGTCAATTGTGCATATATTCCTTTTGATACTTTCAATAGTGGTCTTGAATAGAGATCATCTTCTGCCAAACTTAATTGGTATTTCCCGATTGGAGACTCCACCATAATTTCAGTCTGTAAATCAAAACGATTAATCACTTGGTCAGACGGCATATCAATAGTAAACGGGCTCACAGGTATTTCATTACCGGCGACATAAAAACGAACGACTTTATCCGCCTTTACACCAACTATTAAGTACCCTTCTTGGCCCTTATTATAAACATAATTATCATATTCATAGGGTGTTGCATACATTCTATTAGGCTTACCATATTTTTTTTCAATTAAAGAAAAGGGTTTACCAATATATTGTGCAATACTTTTTTCTTCATTATATTTGATAGGCGTTTCTTTTGAATCAACTTTCATTTTAAGATTACCTTGCTTTGCATCATAACTTTTAAACAAAGCAGTACTGTCTTCACGATTAATCAGAGGAGAAGAATAGGCTATTACCATAAAAATTAAAAACAATACAATAACTTTTAAAAAACTTTTCATTTGTTTATCTCTCTCCTATAAAAAAAAATTAACAGATACTATTTAGTATCTGTTAACATCTTATCGTCTTTATACAAAAGGTGCAATAATCATCATCGCTACAAATAAAATAACGAGATAATTTAACGAGTATATAAACATTAACGTTGCCCATTTATAAGGCTCTGCTGTTTTATAGCCGCGTAAACCTAAAACAATCCAAATTACATTAAGTACAGTTGCTAAAATAACATAAACAATCCCAAAATCAAACATAAAGAATGGTAATACTGTTAGGAAACCAACCCATAATAAAATACTCTTACGTCCTCGTTCCACACCTTTAACAACTGGTAACATCGGTATTCCCGCTGCTGCATAATCATCTTTACGACGGATTGCAATTGCATAAAAGTGCGCTGGTTGCCAGCAAAACATTAGCAAGAAAAGCATAATTGCTGGCTGTTGAATAGTTGGCGTAATGGCGAACCACCCGATTAACGGTGGCATTGCTCCTGAAAAAGAACCAATAATCGTATTTGAAACTAATTTACGTTTTGCCCACATTGTATAAACAACGTTATAAAGGAACACACCAATTAATCCAAATATACCAGCTAACGGCGTTGTCATAAACAGCAATATTTCACCCAAAATTGTCAGGACAATAAATGCTACTAATGTTGTTTTCGGAGTAATACGACCAGTAATCGTCGGACGATCCTTTGTTCTCTCCATTAAACCATCGATATCTCTGTCAAAATAATTATTCCAGCAGCCAGCACCTGCAATTATAGCAGCAACTCCAACTACTAAAAATATTACTGTAGTAATGTTTTCTAAGAATGGTGTATTCGTAAAATGCATTGCTAACCATAAACCTGCAAAGGCAGCGATGGTGTTTGAATCAACAATTCCCATTTTAACGAGACCTGTTAAATCCTTGATTGTTAACTTCGCTGTCGTTTTGTTTGTATCTAGTGTTTTTTCCGTCATCATTCAAACTCCTTACATTACATTTTTTCCTATATAAAAATAAAGCTCTTACATCAATATAACACATTTATGAAGCGATAAACCATCTAATTGTTCTGACTTATTTTAGACACAAATACCCAAATAAACTTTTTTAGCTATTGGGATTTACTTCTTTTTAAGGTAAAATTAACAGTGATTGTACATATGAAAGAGAGGTCTCTATATTAATGAATAAGTTTATGAAAGTACTATCTATCCTTACAATATTCTTAATGACTGTCGTAGTATTTGGCGGGGCACTAGTAACAAAAACGGGATCTGCTGACGGCTGTGGTGCAACTTGGCCACTATGTGAGGGACAATTAGTTAACTTAACAGATGTAACATTAGAAAAATTAATTGAGGTCTTCCACAGACTTTCAACTGGACTTGCTTCTATATTTGTTATTTTATTAGCAGTTTTATCATGGAAATACGTAAAAGATCGTAAAGAAACAAAAATTATTGTCATCACTTCTGTTGTCTTTCTTATATTGCAAGCTTTCATGGGTGCAATGGCAGTAGTTTGGGGACAAAATGCAATTATCATGGCGCTTCATTTCGGAATTTCAATTATTTCTTACGCTTCAATTGTCATGTTAGGTTTATTTATCTTCGAAATTGATATGAAGTTTGATGCTAAATCTGTTATTATGCATAAAAAAGTTCGCTACAGTATTTACTATCTAATTATTTTCACTTATATCGCTATTTATACAGGAGCGTTGGTTCGTCATATGGATGCAAGTCTTGCATTACCCTCCTTTATGTTCGAAGACGGAAAATTTGTAATGCCTGTAACAACACCACAGATTGTTCAATTGATTCACCGCGCCGCCGCGTTAATAATGGCTATTTGGATTGCTTGGCTCGCTTGGCACGTCTTCAAATACTATAGCCACTCTAAGGTATTACGTTCATGCTCAGCGCTACTTGTGATACTCATCTTCGTTCAAATATTACTAGGAATCGCTAGTGTTGATTCAAACGTTAACCTTGTTATTGCGTTACTTCATTCTTTAACAATTACGGTTATCTTTGCTATCTTGAGTTACCTCGGACTTATTGCATTACGCAGTGGCCGTCGTGAACACAACAACGATTAGCATTACTTTTTCTATATGAGTAAGCCCACACATTCAATTGAATGTGTGGGCTTTTTTATTTTAAGTTACTTTAAAATACTAAAAAGATAAAAAGATAAAAAGATAAAAAAATAAAAACTCACTAGACTTGAAATTAAAACAGGTATATAGGCTTGAACAAGTCTATAACAGTTTTAATTCCTTAGTCTAATGAGTGATTTTTTCAGTATTACAATGTTAAAAGGCTGAAGTTACTTGCGCTTTAATCTAATTCAACTAATAGATCTGCGGTTTCAATTGCGTCTCCGGCTACAACATACACTTGTTTCACTGTGCTGTCGTATGGCGCTTGAATTGTCGTTTCCATCTTCATTGCTTCTGTAATCAAGATTGGTTGACCTTTTTCAACTTTATCACCTGGTGATACAAGTACTTGTAACACGCTTCCTGGCATTGTTGCACCAACATGTCCTCGTACTGAAGGCTCAATTTTACGTCGAGTTGCTATTGTGCTTGTAACGTTATTATCTTTAATTGTCACTTCACGTGGTTGTCCATTTAATTCGAAGTAGAACACTCGCGTACCATCTGGCATAGCTTGTGAAATTGAGTTAAGTTTAATATTCAATGATTTACCACGTTGAATTTCAACTTCAATTTGCTCGCCCAAACGCATGCCTTTAAAGAATGTAGGTGTATCTAATTTTGTTAAATCACCATATTGTTCAACCATTTTAGTGTAATCTACAAATACTTTTGGATACAATACATAAGAAATAATTTCTTGTTCTGATGGTTCATAACCAATTAATCCTGCTAATTCAGTTTTCACATCATCAAAGTTGATTGGCTCTAACAAAGTACCTGGTCGTACAGTAATTGCTTCACGGTCCTTCAAGATAACCAATTGTAATTTTTCTGGGAAACCTTGATAAGGTTGTCCTAATTGACCTTCAAAGAATGAAATTACAGACTCAGGGAAATCAACTGCTAAACCTTTTTCATAGATGTTTTCTTCATCCAGATCATTTTGCACCATAAAGAGTGCCATATCTCCGACTACTTTAGATGAAGGTGTTACTTTAATAATGTCACCGAACAACAAGTTTACTTTCATGTACATTGTCTTAACTTCTTCCCAACGATCGCCTAAACCAACAGCGCGTGATTGTTGCTGTAAGTTAGAGTATTGTCCACCTGGCATCTCATGATCATAAATCTCTGTTTGCGGTGCATTAAGACCATTTTCAAAGTCTGTGTAATAACGACGAACATCTTCCCAGTAACGGTTGATTGCTTGAGAGTTTTCTGGGTTTAAATTCGGTGTACGACTACCATTCACTTGACCGTAGTATAACGTTGTCATACTTGGTTGTGATGTTGAACTAGACATCGCACTTGTTGCTACATCGACAATATCAACGCCTGCACTAATTGCAGCTGCATAAGTGTAGTTACCATTACCACTTGAATCATGAGTGTGTAAGTGAATTGGAATATCCACTGTATCTTTTAACTCACTTATTAAACGATAAGCAGCTTGTGGTTTTAAAATACCAGCCATATCTTTAATAGCTAAAATATCAGCTCCGACAGAGACAAGATCTTTCGCTAAGTTTTTATAGTAATCAATATTGTATTTCGGACGATTTTCATCAAGAATATCACCTGCATAACAGATTGTTGCTTCTACAATTTTATTAGCGTCTTTTGTTGCTTCGATTGCTGTTTCCATGTTTGGAATCCAGTTAAGACTATCAAAAATACGGAAAACATCGATACCTGAATCTGCTGATTGTTTAACGAATTCACGCACAACATTGTCAGGATAATTCATATATCCAACTGCATTTGCTCCTCGTAATAACATTTGGAACAATACATTTGGTGCTTGTTTACGTAAAGTTTCTAAGCGTGACCATGGATCTTCATTTAAGAAACGATAAGCAACATCGAACGTTGCCCCACCCCACATCTCATAAGAGAACATGTTTGGTAATAAACGAGCCATAGCAGGTGCAATGCTTGTAATGTCTTTAGAACGCACACGAGTAGCTAATAACGATTGATGTGCATCACGTAAAGTTGTATCTGTTAGTAATACTTCATTACGCTCTTTAATCCAATCAACAACTGCTTGAGGTCCACCCTGTTCCAATATTTGTTTTGTTCCTGCTGGAGGCGCAACACTAAGATCAATTTTCGGATAACGAACGGCATCAAATAATTCTTTTTCCTTGTGATCAATTCCAGGGAAGCCGTTTACTGTTACATTACCAATATAGCGTAATGTTTTGCTACCACGATCTCGTAATTGTGGGAATTCAAATAATTCAGGCGTTGAGTCAATAAACGATGTATTGTAGTTACCGCTAATAAAGTTAGGGTGTTCAACTACATTTTTCAAGAACAAAATGTTAGTTTTAACGCCACGGATACGGAATTCGCGCAAGTTACGTTCCATTTTACGTGCAGCTTGATCAAGCGTCATACCCCAAGTACAAATCTTAACGAGCAATGAATCGTAATAAGGTGTGATCTTAGTTCCTTGGAAACCACTACCTGCATCTAAACGCACACCAAAACCACCTGGAGAACGGTATGTATTAATAACACCTGTATCTGGCATAAAGTTATTCAATGGGTCTTCTGTTGTAATACGACATTGAATAGCAGAACCATTAATACGGATATCTTTTTGAGCAGGAACTCCTACTTCTTTATCAAAAATATTCATACCATCTGCAACATAAAGTTGTGTTTGAACGATATCAATACCTGTAATTAATTCTGTAATTGTATGCTCTACTTGAACACGAGGGTTAACTTCGATAAAGTAAAAACCTTCATCAGAAACTAAAAATTCAACTGTTCCAGCATTTACATAATCAACATTTTTCATTAACTTAACTGCAGCATCACAGATAAGCGCACGACGTTCATCGCTAAGCGTTGCACAAGGTGCTACTTCAACAACTTTTTGGTGACGACGTTGTACCGAACAATCACGTTCAAATAAATGCACAATATTTCCGAAATCATCTCCGAAAATTTGAACTTCGATATGTTTTGGATTGATAATACATTTTTCAACATACACTTCATCATTCCCAAAAGCAGCTTTCGCCTCAGAAGAAGCACGTTCAAAACCATCTTTAACTTCACTCTCATTGTTGACGATACGCATTCCACGTCCACCACCACCAAGAGCAGCTTTGACCATAATTGGATAACCTACTTCATTAGCGAAAGCTTTTACTTCTTCTAAATCCGAAACGGGCCCATTTGAACCTGGAATAACAGGGATACCTGCTAATACAGCTTGTTCTTTAGCTTTGATTTTATCACCAAACATATCTAAATGAATTGGTTTAGGTCCGACAAACTTGATGCCTTCTTCCTCACAACGTTTCGCAAATTCTAAGTTCTCTGATAAAAATCCGTAACCAGGGTGTATTGCATCAGCACCCACTTCTTTAGCCACTCTAATGATATCTTCTATGTCCAAATATGCATCTATTGGTTTTTTATCTTCACCTACAAGATATGACTCATCAGCTTTAAAACGATGCAATGAAGCTGCATCTTCCTTTGAGTAAACTGCGACAGTTTTAATATTTAATTCATTACACGCTCGTAGAATACGTATGGCAATTTCCCCTCGGTTTGCCACCAAAACTTTTTGTATGTTTTTCATAATAAACCTCCTATGTGATTGGAACATCTATTTAGCAAGTTGATACTTATCTTTACATTATAATATTAGTTCGTTACTAAAGTAAAATATTATTTTGGTATTGATTCTAAAACTTTCGTATTTTTGAGAAAAGATTATTTTTTTGTTAACCTTTTTTATAAAAATAACCTCATATTAGTTAAAAAAACGAACATATTCTGTGCAATCACAGAATATATCCGTTTAATTCATCTTAACTATTTGTCGTTTGTTCTAATCTGCGACGCTTATTCTTCATACTTATGTTTGTAACAATTCCCAATGGAATTAACAGCGCTATTAATGATGAACCACCAGCACTGATAAAGGGTAAGGCAACACCAGTTAAAGGCATTAAACCTGTTGCACCACCAAGATTGATGGCAGTTTGTACAAATAACCAACTTGCAACCCCATAACAAATGAGTGTTGCAAAACTATCGGTTGATTCTAAACCTACACGAATACAGCGATATATTAGGTAACCGATTCCTAAAATCACAAATGCAACTCCCATAAAACCAAGTTCTTCAGCTACAACTGCGATGATAAAATCCGTATGTGCTTCGGGTAGATAACCTAATTTTTGGACACTGTTACCCAAGCCCTGCCCAAAAAAACCACCTGAACCAATAGCATAGTATGAGTTGATAACTTGATGTCCTGTTGTACCCTCATACTGAAAAGGATCAGCAAAACTAATCAAACGATTCGCCCTATTTTGCCCTAGAACCGAGATAAACATTTGAGGAATATTTATTACCAATATATATACAAATCCTACTATTAAAATAAAGCCCGCATATAATTTAGCCAATTTTTTAAATTCTAAACCTGACCCAGCAATTAAAAACAAGGTAATCCCTGCATACATTAGTGACATTCCCACATCGGGTTCAGCAATTATCGTAATGATATAAAAGCCGAAAATCACAAGGGGTTTAAACAATTGATTGGTCGTTAAGGGTGTATCTGTTTTTTTCGAACTATAACAACGCGCAAGATAAAGAATAAGTGCTATCTTACAAAATTCTGCTGGTTGAATACCGAACAACCAACTTTTCGAACCATTAATTTCTTTAGCAAATAGTAAAACAGCTACCAATGAGGCTAAGCTAATAATAACCATCCAATACTGAACCTTTTCACGGTAAAAAAAGCGATAATTAAAATTTGCGAAAAAGAAAAAAACGAAAATCCCAATTACAGCAAATTTAATTTGCTTACT comes from Brochothrix thermosphacta DSM 20171 = FSL F6-1036 and encodes:
- the coaD gene encoding pantetheine-phosphate adenylyltransferase, with translation MKTAVYAGTFDPLTKGHLDIIQRAGKLFDRVIVVAMVNSSKSTLFTLEERLLHIRDSVAGLTNVVVDHSDKLAVDYARSVNATTFVRGIRNEVDYRYEWPVATMNADLEPEIDTVFILARPKNEVISSSIVKEIALYGQAVDSYVPAIVAEALQNKFKKVTE
- the rsmD gene encoding 16S rRNA (guanine(966)-N(2))-methyltransferase RsmD; protein product: MRVVAGSVRNHQLKAVPGDKTRPTTDKIKESMFNIIGPYFDGGNALDLFAGSGGLGIEALSRGIEETVFVDQAAPAIKIIQENIAKCHLEERAIVKKGEALQTLKQLGASGESYQLIFLDPPYNFHEMDALLIKIEELKMVTTSSIIIVEHEKTYELEDTIGGFKRFKQALYGITSLSFYELGE
- a CDS encoding YlbG family protein, translating into MSFTPIERQGIVVWGHHFKQLKTLRRYGHLQYTSRRLKYGVFYCNVADVESTIAKLETLNWVKKIEVSERPNIKTTYTTVEDPNLELEYHSL
- a CDS encoding YlbF family regulator, translated to MFATYQSIEVLDLADELSEMINQSEAMADYHSAKRATFENKDTQEKIKKFAAMKERFDEVQRFGRYHPDYKETNRETRRLKRELDMDEVIITYRQAEMQVQSLLDQVGIMIGESVSEQVKVPVGNPFFEGKHRHGGGCSTGGGCGCSTG
- a CDS encoding CAP domain-containing protein — its product is MKSFLKVIVLFLIFMVIAYSSPLINREDSTALFKSYDAKQGNLKMKVDSKETPIKYNEEKSIAQYIGKPFSLIEKKYGKPNRMYATPYEYDNYVYNKGQEGYLIVGVKADKVVRFYVAGNEIPVSPFTIDMPSDQVINRFDLQTEIMVESPIGKYQLSLAEDDLYSRPLLKVSKGIYAQLTMDATTHKLFSVSFMDSETLVKMRPYESVYDGDIYEPPKFSDKQWVNMNRGMSLDVEELTNLYREKEGLNPLKLDKNLTTEAELHSKDMYENEFFNHESPDRGDLTTRLAHLNKNNVDEQENLAANYVDGIATFGAWLNSPNHLQKIRTEKANIMGVGGYRFYLTQIIVEEEQE
- the cyoE gene encoding heme o synthase, with amino-acid sequence MTEKTLDTNKTTAKLTIKDLTGLVKMGIVDSNTIAAFAGLWLAMHFTNTPFLENITTVIFLVVGVAAIIAGAGCWNNYFDRDIDGLMERTKDRPTITGRITPKTTLVAFIVLTILGEILLFMTTPLAGIFGLIGVFLYNVVYTMWAKRKLVSNTIIGSFSGAMPPLIGWFAITPTIQQPAIMLFLLMFCWQPAHFYAIAIRRKDDYAAAGIPMLPVVKGVERGRKSILLWVGFLTVLPFFMFDFGIVYVILATVLNVIWIVLGLRGYKTAEPYKWATLMFIYSLNYLVILFVAMMIIAPFV
- a CDS encoding COX15/CtaA family protein, which codes for MNKFMKVLSILTIFLMTVVVFGGALVTKTGSADGCGATWPLCEGQLVNLTDVTLEKLIEVFHRLSTGLASIFVILLAVLSWKYVKDRKETKIIVITSVVFLILQAFMGAMAVVWGQNAIIMALHFGISIISYASIVMLGLFIFEIDMKFDAKSVIMHKKVRYSIYYLIIFTYIAIYTGALVRHMDASLALPSFMFEDGKFVMPVTTPQIVQLIHRAAALIMAIWIAWLAWHVFKYYSHSKVLRSCSALLVILIFVQILLGIASVDSNVNLVIALLHSLTITVIFAILSYLGLIALRSGRREHNND
- a CDS encoding pyruvate carboxylase, coding for MKNIQKVLVANRGEIAIRILRACNELNIKTVAVYSKEDAASLHRFKADESYLVGEDKKPIDAYLDIEDIIRVAKEVGADAIHPGYGFLSENLEFAKRCEEEGIKFVGPKPIHLDMFGDKIKAKEQAVLAGIPVIPGSNGPVSDLEEVKAFANEVGYPIMVKAALGGGGRGMRIVNNESEVKDGFERASSEAKAAFGNDEVYVEKCIINPKHIEVQIFGDDFGNIVHLFERDCSVQRRHQKVVEVAPCATLSDERRALICDAAVKLMKNVDYVNAGTVEFLVSDEGFYFIEVNPRVQVEHTITELITGIDIVQTQLYVADGMNIFDKEVGVPAQKDIRINGSAIQCRITTEDPLNNFMPDTGVINTYRSPGGFGVRLDAGSGFQGTKITPYYDSLLVKICTWGMTLDQAARKMERNLREFRIRGVKTNILFLKNVVEHPNFISGNYNTSFIDSTPELFEFPQLRDRGSKTLRYIGNVTVNGFPGIDHKEKELFDAVRYPKIDLSVAPPAGTKQILEQGGPQAVVDWIKERNEVLLTDTTLRDAHQSLLATRVRSKDITSIAPAMARLLPNMFSYEMWGGATFDVAYRFLNEDPWSRLETLRKQAPNVLFQMLLRGANAVGYMNYPDNVVREFVKQSADSGIDVFRIFDSLNWIPNMETAIEATKDANKIVEATICYAGDILDENRPKYNIDYYKNLAKDLVSVGADILAIKDMAGILKPQAAYRLISELKDTVDIPIHLHTHDSSGNGNYTYAAAISAGVDIVDVATSAMSSSTSQPSMTTLYYGQVNGSRTPNLNPENSQAINRYWEDVRRYYTDFENGLNAPQTEIYDHEMPGGQYSNLQQQSRAVGLGDRWEEVKTMYMKVNLLFGDIIKVTPSSKVVGDMALFMVQNDLDEENIYEKGLAVDFPESVISFFEGQLGQPYQGFPEKLQLVILKDREAITVRPGTLLEPINFDDVKTELAGLIGYEPSEQEIISYVLYPKVFVDYTKMVEQYGDLTKLDTPTFFKGMRLGEQIEVEIQRGKSLNIKLNSISQAMPDGTRVFYFELNGQPREVTIKDNNVTSTIATRRKIEPSVRGHVGATMPGSVLQVLVSPGDKVEKGQPILITEAMKMETTIQAPYDSTVKQVYVVAGDAIETADLLVELD
- a CDS encoding FtsW/RodA/SpoVE family cell cycle protein, encoding MPDSTRKGILKNIRFFDYGILITTLALVIFGCIMVYSSSLTIAIAKEVPPYYFFSKQIKFAVIGIFVFFFFANFNYRFFYREKVQYWMVIISLASLVAVLLFAKEINGSKSWLFGIQPAEFCKIALILYLARCYSSKKTDTPLTTNQLFKPLVIFGFYIITIIAEPDVGMSLMYAGITLFLIAGSGLEFKKLAKLYAGFILIVGFVYILVINIPQMFISVLGQNRANRLISFADPFQYEGTTGHQVINSYYAIGSGGFFGQGLGNSVQKLGYLPEAHTDFIIAVVAEELGFMGVAFVILGIGYLIYRCIRVGLESTDSFATLICYGVASWLFVQTAINLGGATGLMPLTGVALPFISAGGSSLIALLIPLGIVTNISMKNKRRRLEQTTNS